The Streptococcus suis DNA window AGAAATTAAGGAACGCCTAAGTTTACTTAGTATAGATGATGATATTAATATTTGGGTGGGGACAATACATCAGTTTTGTCTTGAATTTATTATTTATCCTTTTAAAATGAATCTCTCAAGAGTATCAAAAGGATTTACAATTATTGATGATTATACTCAAAGAGCTTACGTCAGCCAAATTAATAATATGCTGAATTTAAATCTCAAAACGTATGAACTGAACAAAATTGATTTGTCACTTTCTCATGATTTTAAAATTAATGAAGTTCAGTATACTCAAGTTTCTGAAATGTATCACACTATGTTGCAAAAAAATAAAGAAATTGATTTTGATATGATTTTACTAGTAGCGTATAAAATTTTAACTGTAAACAGTAACGTTGCACGTAATATTGCTAGTAATATAAGGGCGATTTATGTGGATGAATTTCAAGATACTAGAGAATTACAATACAATGTAATAGCTAAATTACTTCAAAACAACCCTCAAATTCAGTCAATGTTTGTTGGAGATATTGACCAAGCAATTTATGGATCATTAGATGGTATAGCTAAATCAGTTGAAGAACTAGAAATGCTAACTAGTCACACTTTTCAATCAAAGACGCTACATGGCTGTTACAGGTCTAATCAGAGATTAGTAGACTTCTACTCTAATTTTCAGAGTTGTCCTTACGAGATTGAAAGCAGAGGGAATAATAAAAACGACCGTGGTTTTATAAGTTATGATTGCAAAGTTACTAAGGAGGATTTACCCAACATAATAAAAAATATAATAAAGGAAAAGATTGAAAGCGGTATTCATGAAAAAGATATTTGTGTACTTGCTCCTCAACACTATCCTCTGTTTTCACTGGGTGAGTATTTAAAGAAAGAATTACCGTATTGCAATTTTGATGCTATAAATATATCACCAATTAAGGTAAATAATCATAGTTTATTTTTCAAGTTAGCAATTTTGTACTTTACTGAATCAGGTGAAAAGGTTCGAAGAAGAAAGCTAATTGCAAACGATATTTTAATTATATTAAAAAATGAATTTGGAATAGAAGTTAAAGATTATTTTATTGACTTAGATTTATTACAGCTAATAAACAGTGTGAAAAGAATGTATAGTGGAGACGACAACGGTGTTGATTTATACAAATTTGTTACCAAACATATATTTGTTAATCTTAATATTGACGAGAAAAATTACCCGTCTATTTTTAAGCACTATCTATTTTTTATTAACGAAGTAGAAGATCGGATAAAAAATAATTCATTATCTAGTAGTGTATCTAGTTTTAAGAAGATGTTTAAATCTCGAGATGGTATCACACTTACTACAGCACATAAAGTTAAAGGAAATGAGTATGATACTGTTATCGCTATTAATCTTCTAAACGGGAAAATTCCTCATTGGAATGAAATTTTTAATGTTTCTGATAAAGGAATTAGTTCAGCGAGAAAACTACTATACGTAATTTGTTCAAGAGCAAAAAATAATTTATTTCTTTTCTCAGAGGTGGGTTATTTTACGAGTAAAGGAGACTTGCTTTATCCCACTCAATTATTAGATAAAATAGAATTTGATTATAATATTTAAAATACCTAGGTAGTCGTTGTTTTAAATATAGTAGGAATCGGACGCTCAGTACGGAGCGTCTATTTTTTTACCCAATTTTGAAAGGAAGTGAACTTATGAAAATAAAAAATCAAGAATCAAAAGGTCGCTCTCCCCCCTTTAAAACCATCACACAAATAAGATTCATTCAAACATAAAAACAGAAAGGATAGGTAAAAATATGGAACTTAAATATGTCATTCCTAATATGGAAAAAACATTTGGACAATTAGAATATGCTGGTGAAGGGAACATTGAACAACGTCGAATAAATGGCAGACCAACCATTCTCTCTCGTAGTTACAATTTATACTCAACGATTCAACGAGCAGATGATATTGTTGTCATTCTTCCCTCCGAAGCTGGCGAGAAACATTTTGAATCCGACGAAAAAGTCAAACTCATCAACCCACATATTACCGCAGAAGGTTATAAAATTGGCAATTGAGGATTTACCAATTACATTATGCACGCAGACGATATGGTGAAAGCATAAGAAAGGAAAGGTGAAAAAATATGAGATTAGCAGAAGGTATTGTGATTGAAAAAGACCAGACATTTGGCACATTGAAATTTTCCGCCTTGCGTCGTGAGGTTCGTATCCAGAATGAAGATGGTACGGTTTCCGAAGAAATTAAAGAACGTACCTATGACTTAAAATCAAAAGGACAAGGACGCATGATACAAGTCAGTATCCCCGCTTCTGTTCCTTTGAAAGAATTTGACTACAACGCAGAAGTGGAATTAATCAATCCTGTGGCAGATACCGTAGCGACGGCTACTTTTCGAGGGGCAGACGTTGATTGGTACGTGAAAGCAGACGATCTTGTATTAAAAGGACAGACAAAACCTCATCAGAAATATAAAAAAGAAGCGTCCGAAAGTGAAAAATAGGTGTTGCTTATGACAAACACACCATTGATTTTGAAAGAAATTCCGAAAGATGAAGCCATTTCTTTTATTCGGCAATACCATTATTCAAAGATACTCCCTAGATTGTGTAAATACTTTCTAGGGATTTTTTCAGAAGAAAAATTATTAGGCGTTGTGGAATTAGGCTGGGGTACGCAACCCCTACAAACCATACGCAAACTCTTTCCCGACAGTTCCCTTCAAACCACAGATTATTTAGAAATTGGAAAGATGTGTTTTCTTCCAGAAATGAATCAAACCAATTATTTTGGCAGTCAAGCTCTTTCAGCTCTAATTAAGTGGTTGAAAGAACATACGGACTGTCATTTTTTATATACACTGGCAGATGGAATTGAGGGAAAATGTGGCTATGTCTATCAAGCGTCCAACTTCTTTTATTGCGGGTATTTCAAGACAAGTGTCTATCGTGATAAGCAGTCATGGGAAAAGATACACCCTCGAAGTGCTCGCCTTTTATTAGAGGAAAATGCTCGCTTTGAACAGGTAGAGAAAAAGCATTGGCTTTCCCAGGCATTTTGCGAATACAAAGGGATTGAGAAAATCAATGGACGCATGTTTCGCTATCTCTATCCGTTGAGAAAAGAAGCGAAAAAACTGTTAGGACACACTCTCTATCGACGTCATTATTATCCGAAAGAAAAAGATTTACGCTTTGAAAAGCGAATCGCTTATCAGAAATATGAAGCCATTTCTCAACCAACTTTTGATAAACAGGCTCGTATCTACAATACACAATTATTTTGATAGGTGGAAAGGAGGATTTTTATGCCATTGCTTCATGATAGAGGAGAGCGAATCAAAGCCAACGATAAGCACTTGGTCTATCATTTTGTACTAATTTCATTGCTGGTAGTTTTTCTAGTCGTCCTACTCCCTTTTCATTGGAGAGCGTTACAATCGGTGAACTGGCAAGCAGTTCAGTTAGATACATTTTTCTATCAACTTCATACGCCATACTTTTGGAGCAGTATTCTCACTGCTCTTTTTGTATGCGGACTTATCAGCTGGCTTTATTATCACTATCGTATAGATTCTATAAAACAGTTAGAGCACCGTCAAAAGTTAGCTCGTATGATTTTAGAAAATCATTGGTATGAAGCCGAAGAAACTCAATCAGAGGGATTCTTTAAAGATTTACCCAGCAAGAAAACCAAACAACGAATCCGCCATTTTCCTAAAATATATTATCGAATGAAAGATGGACTAATCCATATTCATGTAGAAATCACCTTAGGGAAATATCAAGATCAGCTTTTGCACCTAGAAAACAAACTAGAAACAGGATTGTATTGTGAATTAGTGGAAAAAACGTTGAAAGATTCTTATGTAGAGTATGTCCTACTTTATGATACTATTGGCAATCGAATTGGCATTGAAGACGTGGTAGCTCAAGATGGACGTGTCAAATTGATGGAATCGGTCTATTGGGAGTTCGATTCTCTCCCTCACATGTTAATTGCTGGGGGCACTGGTAGTGGAAAATCCTATTTTATTCTCACATTGATTGAATCTCTCCTGCATACAAATGCAAAGCTTTATATTCTTGACCCTAAAAATGCTGATTTGGCAGACTTAGGGGCGGTCATGAATAATGTCTATTACCGTAAAGAAGATATGTTGGCATGTATCAATCAATTTTACGAAGATATGATTGATCGCAGTGAAACCATGAAACAACACCCTAACTATAAAACAGGAGAAAATTATGCTTATCTTGGTTTGTCTGCCAATTTTCTTATTTTTGATGAATATGTGGCAATGATGGATATGCTAGGTCGTGAAAGTACCACCGTTATTCATAAACTCAAACAAATTGTAATGTTAGGACGACAAGCAGGCTTCTTTTTAATTCTTGCCTGTCAACGTCCAGACGCAAAATATTTTAGTGATGGGATTCGGGACAACTTTAACTTCCGTGTGGCTTTGGGTCGTATGTCTGAAATGGGCTTTGGTATGATGTTCGGAAGCGATACACAAAAACAATTTTTCTTAAAACCCATCAAGGGAAGAGGTTACGTGGATACAGGAAAAAGTGTGATTAGTGAGTTTTATACACCCCTTGTACCAAAAAGGTACGATTTCTTAGGAGAAATAGGAAAAGTCATTCAAAAAAAGCAATCTGA harbors:
- a CDS encoding ATP-dependent helicase — translated: MTNIFEKIVNDLNLEQKDVVESEDNLYVNACPGSGKTRVLTRKIAYQAIKHDGSLKRIIAITYTNRAAEEIKERLSLLSIDDDINIWVGTIHQFCLEFIIYPFKMNLSRVSKGFTIIDDYTQRAYVSQINNMLNLNLKTYELNKIDLSLSHDFKINEVQYTQVSEMYHTMLQKNKEIDFDMILLVAYKILTVNSNVARNIASNIRAIYVDEFQDTRELQYNVIAKLLQNNPQIQSMFVGDIDQAIYGSLDGIAKSVEELEMLTSHTFQSKTLHGCYRSNQRLVDFYSNFQSCPYEIESRGNNKNDRGFISYDCKVTKEDLPNIIKNIIKEKIESGIHEKDICVLAPQHYPLFSLGEYLKKELPYCNFDAINISPIKVNNHSLFFKLAILYFTESGEKVRRRKLIANDILIILKNEFGIEVKDYFIDLDLLQLINSVKRMYSGDDNGVDLYKFVTKHIFVNLNIDEKNYPSIFKHYLFFINEVEDRIKNNSLSSSVSSFKKMFKSRDGITLTTAHKVKGNEYDTVIAINLLNGKIPHWNEIFNVSDKGISSARKLLYVICSRAKNNLFLFSEVGYFTSKGDLLYPTQLLDKIEFDYNI
- a CDS encoding DUF961 domain-containing protein; the protein is MELKYVIPNMEKTFGQLEYAGEGNIEQRRINGRPTILSRSYNLYSTIQRADDIVVILPSEAGEKHFESDEKVKLINPHITAEGYKIGN
- a CDS encoding DUF961 domain-containing protein — encoded protein: MRLAEGIVIEKDQTFGTLKFSALRREVRIQNEDGTVSEEIKERTYDLKSKGQGRMIQVSIPASVPLKEFDYNAEVELINPVADTVATATFRGADVDWYVKADDLVLKGQTKPHQKYKKEASESEK
- a CDS encoding DUF87 domain-containing protein; this translates as MPLLHDRGERIKANDKHLVYHFVLISLLVVFLVVLLPFHWRALQSVNWQAVQLDTFFYQLHTPYFWSSILTALFVCGLISWLYYHYRIDSIKQLEHRQKLARMILENHWYEAEETQSEGFFKDLPSKKTKQRIRHFPKIYYRMKDGLIHIHVEITLGKYQDQLLHLENKLETGLYCELVEKTLKDSYVEYVLLYDTIGNRIGIEDVVAQDGRVKLMESVYWEFDSLPHMLIAGGTGSGKSYFILTLIESLLHTNAKLYILDPKNADLADLGAVMNNVYYRKEDMLACINQFYEDMIDRSETMKQHPNYKTGENYAYLGLSANFLIFDEYVAMMDMLGRESTTVIHKLKQIVMLGRQAGFFLILACQRPDAKYFSDGIRDNFNFRVALGRMSEMGFGMMFGSDTQKQFFLKPIKGRGYVDTGKSVISEFYTPLVPKRYDFLGEIGKVIQKKQSEPVPHEVKGTGSDLL